In one Nitrososphaera viennensis EN76 genomic region, the following are encoded:
- a CDS encoding CFI-box-CTERM domain-containing protein, translating to MKRYLAPLLLATLVFSSTLGAYGHGLGTDQSLPTTIGGRQVAVEASISPTFIESVGKSPPTLTIRTLDPRNNSTIAGGIDYRVVVEKGNNTLLDQEFRSSDGIVLAKLVPDANADAAQVNDQASPGRVNVSKDAPVEIRSRIMSDGGLYKVSVTLQTSSTGLQVESDRTFDLFVSVSKTQDFSVQTAEGDQKMSVMTYYADVSNLEYDRDTNSISFSMPFDWASSYVSQVPLVHMEVMFPKAIKELQVNGYRGSVDGKELPPDAVLIDDYSYEGLRVVHFVLNNDRLTGVKGSGNTMDFVLAPADKPKFPLDLLSTTEKYVWEMSWGPEVIESGSPTTFVMNVQDNSVGDLVRNASFDFVITKDGREVYRKHLASGQGTFSEQYTFLEPGNYRVAAQKINGENESAQIDVVVLQGSGNSNNNATTPTQQQQPSGCLIATAAFGSELTPQVQFLRGFRDNYVLKSMSGSAFMSIFNAVYYSFSPQVADYEREQPWLQATVKAALYPLFGILLASEQAFSSAGGGEGGTILAGAVASTLIGAVYVSPLAAGAAIAARKKVNSRTVAIAAIVAAGALVATLVAIAAGSVQVLSITTPAFVIALAAAAALAVVRLVQRKKASR from the coding sequence GTGAAGCGTTACCTTGCGCCCCTCTTGCTGGCGACGCTGGTTTTTAGCTCCACACTGGGCGCGTACGGCCACGGCCTTGGCACAGACCAGTCGCTTCCCACGACGATAGGCGGGAGGCAGGTGGCTGTTGAGGCATCCATTTCCCCGACTTTTATCGAAAGCGTAGGCAAGTCTCCGCCTACCCTTACGATAAGGACGCTTGACCCTAGAAACAACTCTACCATCGCCGGCGGCATCGACTACCGCGTGGTGGTGGAAAAGGGCAACAACACTCTCCTTGACCAAGAGTTCCGCTCGTCAGACGGCATCGTTCTTGCAAAGCTCGTGCCCGACGCAAATGCGGACGCGGCACAGGTAAACGACCAGGCAAGCCCCGGCAGGGTAAACGTCAGCAAGGACGCGCCCGTGGAAATAAGAAGCAGGATAATGTCCGACGGCGGGCTGTACAAGGTGTCAGTCACGCTGCAAACCTCCAGCACCGGCCTGCAGGTCGAATCGGACCGCACGTTTGACCTGTTCGTCAGCGTCTCAAAGACGCAGGACTTTAGCGTCCAGACCGCGGAGGGCGACCAAAAGATGTCGGTCATGACCTACTATGCCGACGTTTCAAACCTGGAATACGACAGGGACACAAACTCGATCTCTTTTTCGATGCCGTTTGACTGGGCGTCTTCCTACGTCTCGCAGGTGCCGCTGGTGCACATGGAAGTCATGTTTCCAAAGGCCATAAAGGAGCTGCAGGTAAACGGCTACCGCGGCTCTGTCGACGGCAAGGAGCTCCCTCCGGATGCGGTGCTCATTGACGACTATTCGTACGAGGGCCTGCGCGTGGTCCACTTTGTGCTCAACAACGACAGGCTGACTGGCGTAAAGGGGTCGGGCAACACGATGGACTTTGTGCTTGCGCCGGCAGACAAGCCCAAGTTCCCGCTTGACCTGCTCTCCACAACAGAAAAGTACGTGTGGGAGATGTCGTGGGGGCCGGAGGTGATAGAGTCCGGCTCGCCGACGACGTTTGTCATGAACGTTCAGGACAACAGCGTGGGCGACCTCGTCAGGAACGCTTCATTTGACTTTGTGATAACAAAGGACGGCCGGGAGGTCTACCGCAAGCACCTTGCGTCCGGTCAGGGCACGTTCTCGGAACAGTACACGTTTCTGGAGCCGGGCAACTATCGCGTGGCCGCGCAAAAGATAAACGGCGAAAACGAGTCGGCCCAGATAGACGTGGTGGTGCTGCAGGGAAGCGGCAACAGCAACAATAATGCCACCACACCAACACAACAGCAGCAGCCTTCCGGGTGCCTCATCGCCACAGCAGCGTTTGGCTCTGAACTGACGCCGCAGGTGCAATTCCTCCGCGGTTTTAGGGACAACTATGTGCTAAAATCGATGTCCGGCTCGGCGTTCATGAGCATATTTAACGCGGTCTATTACTCGTTCAGCCCGCAGGTGGCAGATTACGAGCGAGAGCAGCCGTGGCTGCAGGCCACAGTCAAGGCCGCGCTGTACCCGCTCTTTGGGATATTGCTTGCGTCAGAGCAGGCGTTTTCAAGCGCGGGCGGAGGGGAAGGCGGAACTATTCTTGCCGGCGCAGTCGCAAGCACGCTCATAGGCGCTGTCTATGTTTCGCCGTTGGCAGCCGGCGCGGCAATAGCGGCAAGGAAAAAGGTCAACTCGAGAACTGTCGCAATTGCCGCGATAGTTGCGGCCGGCGCGCTGGTCGCGACGCTTGTTGCAATTGCCGCAGGCTCTGTGCAGGTGCTGTCAATAACGACGCCTGCGTTCGTGATCGCCCTGGCTGCCGCAGCGGCTCTTGCCGTTGTCCGGCTTGTGCAAAGAAAAAAGGCGTCTAGGTGA
- a CDS encoding winged helix-turn-helix transcriptional regulator — translation MEEVSETVSTQDLLLNLIEREPGIRYRELLRSTGLANGVLTYHLSALERASVVRVDRQQARITRYYPVNVPESESQVLGYIRHEPIREIVSFILSQDMCTFAEIVEHTGKAPSTVSAHLKRLKDAGILSVRYGEYQLYSLANKDLIADVLSKYRRTFADKVVDNYVEMLDEL, via the coding sequence ATGGAAGAAGTGTCAGAGACCGTCAGCACCCAGGATCTCCTCCTGAACCTCATCGAGCGCGAGCCGGGCATCCGCTACCGCGAGCTCTTGCGGTCGACCGGCCTTGCAAACGGCGTGCTGACGTACCATCTGTCCGCCCTTGAAAGGGCAAGCGTGGTGAGGGTGGACAGGCAGCAGGCGCGCATCACCCGCTATTACCCTGTCAACGTGCCGGAAAGCGAGTCGCAGGTGCTTGGCTACATCAGGCACGAGCCGATACGCGAGATAGTGTCATTCATACTGTCGCAGGACATGTGCACCTTTGCAGAAATAGTGGAGCACACGGGAAAAGCGCCTTCCACCGTTTCGGCGCACCTGAAGCGCCTGAAGGATGCCGGCATACTGTCCGTCAGGTACGGCGAGTACCAGCTGTACAGCCTTGCGAACAAGGATCTCATCGCCGACGTGCTGTCAAAGTACCGCCGGACCTTTGCCGACAAGGTCGTCGACAATTACGTTGAAATGTTGGACGAGCTCTAG
- a CDS encoding formate--phosphoribosylaminoimidazolecarboxamide ligase encodes MATTTGKAAITIATLGSHCALQVLKGAKDEGFRTLLVCEKKRVGLYERFGFIDDMIIVDKFSEVAGDRCKTILKKKNAIIVPHGTLISQMSSDEIEKIETPIFGNKWILRWEADREMKQKLMEEAGLRTPRPIKSKDDIDGLCIVKLHGAAGGKGYYLAWNRESFEEGAKRLVQQGMIRGEQDLYIQEFIRGVPAYLQYFYSPVTKSLELLGVDRRYESDIDGIGRIPARQQLGAGGEPSYTVVGNIPLVLRESLLDEVYRMGEGFCRAAERLVKPGMPGPFCLEGVYDSEGKFTTFEFSARIVAGTNLYVDGSPYSGLLYDEPMSMGRRIAREVKVARKKNRLASIVT; translated from the coding sequence TTGGCAACCACTACAGGCAAAGCTGCTATCACCATCGCAACTCTTGGCTCGCACTGCGCGCTGCAGGTGCTAAAGGGCGCAAAGGACGAGGGCTTTCGCACGCTCCTCGTGTGCGAGAAAAAGCGCGTCGGCCTTTACGAGAGGTTTGGCTTTATCGACGACATGATAATAGTGGACAAGTTTTCAGAGGTGGCCGGCGACAGGTGCAAGACAATACTGAAGAAAAAGAACGCGATCATCGTCCCGCACGGCACGCTCATATCGCAGATGTCAAGCGACGAGATTGAAAAAATCGAGACCCCGATCTTTGGCAACAAGTGGATACTGCGCTGGGAGGCCGACAGGGAGATGAAGCAGAAACTGATGGAAGAGGCCGGCCTGCGTACCCCAAGGCCCATAAAATCCAAGGACGACATCGACGGCCTCTGCATTGTGAAGCTGCACGGCGCCGCCGGCGGCAAGGGCTACTACCTTGCATGGAACCGCGAGAGCTTTGAGGAAGGCGCAAAGAGGCTCGTGCAGCAGGGCATGATAAGGGGTGAGCAGGACCTTTACATCCAGGAATTCATAAGAGGGGTGCCTGCGTACCTGCAGTACTTTTACTCGCCAGTGACAAAATCACTGGAGCTTTTGGGCGTCGACAGGCGCTACGAGTCTGACATTGACGGCATCGGAAGGATACCGGCCAGGCAGCAGCTGGGGGCAGGAGGCGAGCCTTCGTACACGGTCGTCGGCAACATACCACTCGTACTGCGAGAGTCGCTGCTTGACGAGGTGTACAGGATGGGCGAGGGCTTTTGCAGGGCCGCCGAGCGGCTGGTAAAACCGGGCATGCCGGGGCCGTTCTGCCTTGAAGGCGTGTACGACAGCGAGGGCAAGTTCACCACGTTCGAATTTTCTGCAAGAATAGTCGCGGGGACGAACCTGTACGTGGACGGCTCGCCGTACTCGGGCCTGCTTTACGACGAGCCAATGAGCATGGGCAGAAGAATTGCCCGCGAAGTCAAGGTTGCAAGGAAAAAGAACCGCCTTGCAAGCATTGTCACCTAG